The Fusobacterium polymorphum genome segment TATGCTTTTAATTTCTTTTGGAGAGGAATTTATTATTCTTTCAACTTTTCCTTGACCTATAACAGAATATGCAGTTTTTCCAATACCAGTATCTAAAAATAGAGTTCCTATTTCTTTTAGTTTACTCTTGGTATCATTTATTAAATATTCATTTTCTCCTGAAATATGAATTCTTCTTGTAATTTTTACAGTATCATTATCTAAATCTAAATATCTATCAGAATTATCTATTATCAATGAAACTTCTGCTTTTGTAGCTGGTTTCTTTTCTTTTCCACCAGAAAAAATAACATCTTGGCTTTCTTTGGCTCTAATATTTTTATATGATTGCTCACCTAAAACCCATAGGACAGCATCTAAAATATTTGATTTTCCACTACCATTTGGTCCAACTATTGATGTGATTCCACGATTGAAATCTATGTATACTTTATCACCAAAAGATTTGAAACCATTTATTTCAACTGCTTTTAGATACATATTTTCTCCTAATTCAAGTATAATTAACACTATATTATATCATATTAATAAAAAAATCACACTCCTTTTATTTTTGAGTGTGAATAAAATTTTATATTAAATTACTCTTTATTTTTTTAATATTACAGTTATAGTTTTTTTATAATTATCTTAGGCTACAAATGCTCAATTTAATGAACTCATACTTGTTAATATTATGATTTTCTTTTAATTATAAATGCATTATCTGCTTTTTCAAAATTTATTTTAGGATAATAATCCATAGCAGAATTTGCTGAAAGTAGTATTAATGCTACCTTTTCTCCTATACGCTCTCTCACTTTTTCTATGAGCATTTTTCCAATACCTTGTTTTTGATAATCTTTTTTTACTGCTAAATCTGAAAGATAACAGCAGTAGCTAAAGTCTGTAACACATCTTGTAAGTCCTATAAGCTCTCCATTATCATAGGCAAAATAGATAAGATTTGCATTTTCAAACATAGATTTTATACGTTCTTTTTCTTTTGTAGGTCTTACTATACCTGAACTTTCAAATACTTCAATTATTTTTTCAATATCAAAATTTTTTGCAATTTCATAAGTTATCATAATTTCTCCTTTTTTCTTACATTCTATTAGGTTTCTTTTAGCATTAAAAATATTTAATTTTATATTATTTTTTTATTGGCTATTATATAATAAGTATCCTAAAATTTCAATATTTTTATTTATTTTATAGATTTTTATTAAAAAAAATGTTACTATTCAAATGTAATAATTAAATTTTAATAAGGAGGAAAATTTTTATGGAGAATTTAAAATTAGATAGTTTTTTGGAATATAAATTTTTATCAAATTTAGATTTCAATCCTGATGGTAGTAATTTAGCTTTTAGTATTAGTGAAGCAGATTTAGAAAAAAATTCTTACAAACATTTTATTTACAACTTAGATACAAAAAGTAAAGAAATCAAAAAATTAACTCATTCTGGAAAAGAAAAAAATTCTCTTTGGTTAAATAACAATACTATTTTATTTTCAGCTGATAGAGATAAAGATATAGAAGAAAAGAAAAAAGTTGGAGAAACTTGGACTATATTTTATGCACTTGATATAAAAAATGGTGGAGAAGCCTATGAATATATGAGGCTACCTATTAGTGTGACAGAAATTAAAATAATTGATGAAAATAATTTTATACTTACAGCTGATTTTGATAATAATTCATTTAATTTGAATGATTTAAAAGATGAAGAAAGAGAAAAAGCAATAAAACAAATTGAAGAAAATAAAGATTATGAAGTTTTAGATGAAATTCCATTTTGGAGTAATGGAAATGGTTTTAGAAATAAAAAAAGAAATAGACTTTATCACTTTGATAAATCAAATAATAAATTAATTCCTATTTCTGATGAGTATACAAATGTTGAATCTTTTAATATAAAGGAAAATAAAGTTATTTTTGTGGGTAGAACTTATAAAGATAAACAAGGTTTAACTGCTAGACTTTGGACTTATGATGTTAAAAATAATAAATTGGAAACAATTATTCCTGATAATCTTTATGATATTAGTTATGCAAATTTTATTGAAGATAAAATAATCTGTGCTTTAAGTGATATGAAAGAATATGGTATAAATGAAAATCATAAAATATATTTGATAGATAGTAACAAAAATATAAATCTTCTATATGAAAATGATACTTGGCTTGCTTGTACAGTTGGAAGTGATTGTAGATTAGGTGGAGGAAAATCATTTAAAGTAGTTGGAAACAAACTATATTTTCTATCTACAATAGCAGATAGTGTTCATCTAAGTTCACTTGATACAAATGGGAAAGTTGAAGTTTTATCTTCTGAAAATGGAAGTATAGATTTTTTTGATATAGCAAATAATGAAATCTATTATGTTGGAATGAGAAACTATACTTTACAAGAAATTTATAAATTAGAAAATAATTCTTCTATAAAATTAAGTTCTTTCAATGAAGAAATAAATAAAAAATATATGATATCAAAACCAGAAGTTTTTGATTTTATTACAAATGGAGATACAACAAAAGGTTTTGTAATTTATCCTATTGACTATGATAAAAATAAAACTTATCCAGCAATACTTGATATACATGGTGGACCTAAAACAGTTTATGGAGATATTTATTATCATGAAATGCAAGTTTGGGCAAATATGGATTACTTTGTAATATTTACTAATCCACATGGTAGTGATGGATATGGAAATAAATTTGCAGATATAAGAGGGAAATACGGAACTATTGACTATGAGGATTTAATGAACTTTACTGATTATGTTTTAGAAAAATATCCTATTGATAAATCAAGAGTTGGAGTAACAGGTGGTTCTTATGGTGGCTATATGACTAACTGGATAATAGGTCATACAGATAGATTTAAGTGTGCAGCCTCTCAAAGAAGCATATCTAACTGGATTTCAAAATTTGGTACAACAGATATAGGATACTACTTTAATGCAGACCAAAACCAAGCTACTCCTTGGATAAATCATGATAAATTATGGTGGCATTCTCCACTTAAATATGCTGATAAAGCAAAAACACCAACTTTATTTATTCATTCAGAAGAAGATTACAGATGTTGGTTAGCAGAAGGCTTACAAATGTTTACTGCTCTAAAATACCATGGTGTAGAAGCTAGACTTTGTATGTTTAGAGGAGAAAATCATGAATTGTCAAGAAGTGGAAAACCTAAACATAGAATTAGAAGGTTAACAGAAATTACAAATTGGTTTGAAAAATATTTAAAACAATAAAAATAAATAATATAGAAGGTGAATTATGAAAAAAAATATATTAAGAGTTTTTCTGTTTTTAATCATCTCTATTGTGAGTTTTTCAGCAAGTTTTAGAATCTCTGACTTAGATGTAGAAGCTAAACTTCAAAAAGATGGTTCAATGATAGTCAGTGAAGCTGTAACTTATGATATAGATGAGATAAATGGAGTATACTTTGATATTGATGCCAAAGGCTATGGTGGAATAACTTCTTTACAAGTTTTTGAAGATGAAGGACATTATGAAGATAATGTAATTTCTTATAGAGAAGTTGACCCTGTAAATTATGAAGTTACAGAAAATGATGGAGTATATAGGATAAAACTTTATTCAAGAAATAATAATAATACGAGAACATTTAAGTTTGTATATACATTACCTGAAGCTATAAAGGTATATGATGATGTGGCTCAATTAAATAGAAAAATGGTAGGACAAGATTGGCAACAAGGAATATCTACTGTAAAAGTAACCATTGAAATTCCAGTACCAAAAGATTATGATAACTCAAATATTTTAGTTTTTGGGCATGGACCTTTGACTGGGGAAGTTGATAAAGTAGAAAATACTGTTGTATATAAATTAGATGATTATTATCCAGGAGATTTTTTAGAAGCACATATTTTAATGGATCCTGTAATATTTTCAGAATTTGACCCATCAAAAGTAATACATAAAAATATGAAACAAGAACTTTTAGATATGGAAGCAAGATTAGCTGATGAAGCTAATGCAGAAAGAGAAAATGCTTTAAAAAGAGAGGAAGCTTATAAAAAGTTAAATGAGAAAGCCAATTTAGTTTTAGGTGCAGAAGTATCTATATGGGCAATTTTAATGTACTATATTCATGGAATATTTAAAAGAAAAAATAAATCTAAAAATACTGATGTAAAATATTTAAGAGATTTACCTGATGATTCTTCTCCTGCTCTTGTTGGTGGAGTAATGACAAAAAGTGTCAATGATAATGAAATACTTGCAACAATTGTTGATTTAATTAGAAGAAAAGTTTTAACACTTGAAACTTCTGATAAAAATACTATAATAACTTTAACAGGAAATACAGAGAAATTATCTGCTCAAGAAAAAGCTATAATAGATATTTATATAAATGATTTTGGAGATGGAAAATCACTAGACTTAAAAAGTTTTGGATTTTTTAGTAAAGTTCCAATGTCAACTGCTAGAAAATTTGAAAAATGGAGTAGCTATATTATTGCTGAAATGAGTAGAAAAGGATTAGTCTATGAACATATAGGTTGTGGAATGATGTTTATTTTTATGCTATTATCAGCTGTTTTTGCCTTTGGTGGAATAATTCAAGCAGCTTTAACAGAAAATCCTCTTTTTATATTTGGTATTCCATTAGGAATTGTACTTTTCTTTTCAGCTGGAACAGCTAAATATCCAAGTAAAAAAATAGCTGATTTTAATGTTAAATGGCAAGCATTTAAAAACTTTTTATCAGATTATTCTCAATTAGAAGAAGCAAAAATCACTTCAATTCATCTTTGGGAACAATATTTTGTCTATGCTATAGCTTTGGGAGTATCTGAAAAGGTTGTAAAAGCATATAAAAAAGCATTGGATATGGGAATTATAACAGAAACTGATGGAATGAGTAATCTAGCTTATTCGCCAATATTTAACAGTAATTTTAGTCGTTCATTTAGCAATTTAAATGGAATGGTTAGTAAAACTAATTCAAGAGCAAATTCAACAATAGCTTCAACTAGAAGATCTAGTTCCTCTGGTGGAGGTGGAGGCTTTAGCTCTGGCTCATCTGGTGGTGGAGGTTCTCATGGTGGAGGTGGAGGCTTCTAAAACTTTTATAAGCTATTAATATTCAAGAAAATATAGTATAATAGATGTAGTATTCTATAAAAATTAGGAGGAAAAATGATAGCATTAGGAGTAATAATAGGAATAATTGTTATTTTAGCTTTTGTAGCTATTAGCTATAAAAATAAGTTTGTAGTGTTAGATAACAGAGTTAAAAATTCTTGGAGTCAAATTGATGTACAAATGCAAAATAGATTCAGCCTTGTACCAAATTTGGTTGAAACTGTAAAAGGTTATGCTAAACATGAAAAAGAAACTTTTGAAGGAATTGCAAATGCTAAAACTAGATATATGTCTGCAACTACACCAGAAGAAAAAATGGAAGCTAACAATCAATTAAGTGGTTTCTTAGGAAGACTTTTTGCAATATCAGAAGCATATCCAGAATTAAAAGCAAATACAAGTTTTGAAAACTTACAAGCTCAACTTGTAGAAGTTGAAAATAAAATTAGATTTGCTAGACAATTCTATAATGATACTGTAACAGAATACAATCAAACTATTCAAATGTTTCCTGGTAGTTTGTTTGCAGGATTTTTTAACTATCATAATGCAGAGCTATTTAAAGCAAATGATATGGCAAGAGAAGAAGTACAAGTTAAATTTTAAATTAAGATGGAGGTTTTATGAAGAAAAATTTTTTAATGTCAATAGTGGTAGCTGCTCTTGTAGTTTTTGGTGTTAAGACTTACTATGACAAGAAAACTACTAATAATGATCAAGTTTCAGTAGAAAAAGAAAATAAAGGTTCAAATGAAACTGGAACAAATGAAATTTCAAATGAAATGTTAGTACCAGGTTATGCCTTAGGAGAAATTCCCCCTATTACAGCACCTGAAATGCCTGATCTTTCTGTGAAAGAAAATCCAAATGCAAAAATCACTTTGGATATGACAGAAAAAATATCAGCTATTCCTGGTATCAATGTTACTCCTGTAAGGATTGAAAATGGTAATATACTTGGGGGAGATTATTCTCTACAAAATGGAGAAAATAGTGAAGGAGAGTACACAGATGAAAATCTAACTATTAAAAGAAATAAAGATGGTTCAGGAGAATACACTAATAAAGAAACTGGTGTTACACTTCAAGTTGATGCACAAGGTTCAGGACAATATCTTGATGACAAAAATAAGGTTTCATTTCAAATTGCTGCTGATGGAACAGGTGTATACAAAGATGAAAATGATGATGTAACAATTACTATAGCTGAAAATAGTTCTACTTATACAAAAGGTAATATTACAGTTAAAAATAATGATGATGGTAGTGGAACTTATA includes the following:
- a CDS encoding GNAT family N-acetyltransferase, yielding MITYEIAKNFDIEKIIEVFESSGIVRPTKEKERIKSMFENANLIYFAYDNGELIGLTRCVTDFSYCCYLSDLAVKKDYQKQGIGKMLIEKVRERIGEKVALILLSANSAMDYYPKINFEKADNAFIIKRKS
- a CDS encoding alpha/beta hydrolase family protein; its protein translation is MENLKLDSFLEYKFLSNLDFNPDGSNLAFSISEADLEKNSYKHFIYNLDTKSKEIKKLTHSGKEKNSLWLNNNTILFSADRDKDIEEKKKVGETWTIFYALDIKNGGEAYEYMRLPISVTEIKIIDENNFILTADFDNNSFNLNDLKDEEREKAIKQIEENKDYEVLDEIPFWSNGNGFRNKKRNRLYHFDKSNNKLIPISDEYTNVESFNIKENKVIFVGRTYKDKQGLTARLWTYDVKNNKLETIIPDNLYDISYANFIEDKIICALSDMKEYGINENHKIYLIDSNKNINLLYENDTWLACTVGSDCRLGGGKSFKVVGNKLYFLSTIADSVHLSSLDTNGKVEVLSSENGSIDFFDIANNEIYYVGMRNYTLQEIYKLENNSSIKLSSFNEEINKKYMISKPEVFDFITNGDTTKGFVIYPIDYDKNKTYPAILDIHGGPKTVYGDIYYHEMQVWANMDYFVIFTNPHGSDGYGNKFADIRGKYGTIDYEDLMNFTDYVLEKYPIDKSRVGVTGGSYGGYMTNWIIGHTDRFKCAASQRSISNWISKFGTTDIGYYFNADQNQATPWINHDKLWWHSPLKYADKAKTPTLFIHSEEDYRCWLAEGLQMFTALKYHGVEARLCMFRGENHELSRSGKPKHRIRRLTEITNWFEKYLKQ
- a CDS encoding DUF2207 domain-containing protein yields the protein MKKNILRVFLFLIISIVSFSASFRISDLDVEAKLQKDGSMIVSEAVTYDIDEINGVYFDIDAKGYGGITSLQVFEDEGHYEDNVISYREVDPVNYEVTENDGVYRIKLYSRNNNNTRTFKFVYTLPEAIKVYDDVAQLNRKMVGQDWQQGISTVKVTIEIPVPKDYDNSNILVFGHGPLTGEVDKVENTVVYKLDDYYPGDFLEAHILMDPVIFSEFDPSKVIHKNMKQELLDMEARLADEANAERENALKREEAYKKLNEKANLVLGAEVSIWAILMYYIHGIFKRKNKSKNTDVKYLRDLPDDSSPALVGGVMTKSVNDNEILATIVDLIRRKVLTLETSDKNTIITLTGNTEKLSAQEKAIIDIYINDFGDGKSLDLKSFGFFSKVPMSTARKFEKWSSYIIAEMSRKGLVYEHIGCGMMFIFMLLSAVFAFGGIIQAALTENPLFIFGIPLGIVLFFSAGTAKYPSKKIADFNVKWQAFKNFLSDYSQLEEAKITSIHLWEQYFVYAIALGVSEKVVKAYKKALDMGIITETDGMSNLAYSPIFNSNFSRSFSNLNGMVSKTNSRANSTIASTRRSSSSGGGGGFSSGSSGGGGSHGGGGGF
- a CDS encoding LemA family protein, whose product is MIALGVIIGIIVILAFVAISYKNKFVVLDNRVKNSWSQIDVQMQNRFSLVPNLVETVKGYAKHEKETFEGIANAKTRYMSATTPEEKMEANNQLSGFLGRLFAISEAYPELKANTSFENLQAQLVEVENKIRFARQFYNDTVTEYNQTIQMFPGSLFAGFFNYHNAELFKANDMAREEVQVKF
- a CDS encoding OmpA family protein, with the protein product MKKNFLMSIVVAALVVFGVKTYYDKKTTNNDQVSVEKENKGSNETGTNEISNEMLVPGYALGEIPPITAPEMPDLSVKENPNAKITLDMTEKISAIPGINVTPVRIENGNILGGDYSLQNGENSEGEYTDENLTIKRNKDGSGEYTNKETGVTLQVDAQGSGQYLDDKNKVSFQIAADGTGVYKDENDDVTITIAENSSTYTKGNITVKNNDDGSGTYNDKDKDLLIENDGKGKAIITLKEKSTEVEAKPLEKPEKFPKLKMVPPVPSIEANSLLITLDSGILFDVDKYDVRPEAERALASLATVLKEADVKAFEIDGHTDSDASDEYNQALSEKRANAVKDFLASQGLTSEITIIGYGESRPVASNDTPEGKQKNRRVEIIIPTI